The following are encoded together in the Hoplias malabaricus isolate fHopMal1 chromosome 3, fHopMal1.hap1, whole genome shotgun sequence genome:
- the arg1 gene encoding arginase-1: MRRALRSVGLVGAPFSRGQPRDGVQLGPDLIRSTGLVDRLRTQGCEVKDYGNLKFEDVSSDEPFGRTKRPRAVGCANQQLSEAVQRIKRDGHTCVMLGGDHSLAIGSIHGHTACERELSVVWVDAHADINTPLTSPTGNIHGQPMSYLIHELHSKVPVMPNFSWVKPCIAARDIVYIGLRDVDPEEHYILKYLGIKVFSMTEVDRLGIGKVMEQTCDHIFSKVKKPIHLSYDIDALDPSVAPATGTPVTGGLTYREGIYITEHICQTGLLSAVDLVEVNPKQGKTEDEVRSTVNAAADVVLSCFGRVREGSHQKDYKIPEP, translated from the exons ATGCGGCGCGCGCTGCGGTCAGTGGGGCTCGTGGGCGCTCCTTTCAGCAGAGGACAG CCTCGAGATGGTGTGCAGCTGGGGCCAGACCTGATCAGGAGCACCGGACTAGTGGACAGACTCAGAACGCaag GCTGTGAAGTAAAGGATTATGGGAATCTAAAGTTTGAAGATGTGTCCAGTGATGAACCCTTTGGGAGGACTAAGAGGCCACGGGCGGTGGGTTGCGCCAATCAGCAGCTCTCGGAGGCTGTGCAGAGGATTAAGAGAGATGGACACACCTGCGTGATGCTTGGAGGGGATCACAG TTTAGCAATCGGTTCGATCCACGGTCACACTGCCtgtgagagagagctgagcGTGGTGTGGGTGGACGCTCACGCTGACATCAACACACCACTGACCAGTCCGACCGGAAACATCCATGGACAACCCATGTCCTACCTCATCCACGAACTGCACTCTAAG GTTCCTGTAATGCCAAACTTTTCATGGGTGAAGCCTTGTATAGCAGCGAGAGACATCGTCTACATTGGCCTCAGGGATGTAGACCCAGAGGAACA TTACATTTTGAAATACCTCGGTATCAAGGTCTTCTCCATGACGGAGGTGGATCGTCTTGGAATCGGCAAAGTTATGGAACAGACGTGTGATCACATCTTTTCAAA GGTGAAGAAGCCCATCCACCTCAGTTATGACATTGATGCCCTGGACCCCTCAGTGGCTCCCGCTACTGGGACCCCAGTGACTGGGGGTCTGACGTACAGAGAGGGGATCTACATCACTGAGCACATCTGTCAAACTG GCCTGCTGTCTGCTGTCGACCTTGTGGAGGTTAATCCAAAGCAAGGAAAAACGGAGGACGAGGTCCGCTCCACAGTGAACGCTGCGGCAGACGTGGTTCTGAGCTGCTTCGGGCGAGTCCGAGAAGGATCCCACCAGAAGGATTACAAGATCCCTGAACCATGA